One segment of Pyrococcus sp. ST04 DNA contains the following:
- the aroB gene encoding 3-dehydroquinate synthase, with product MEGIVFGKIEDIEGLIESLSPFKIAILTNSTVANLWLKEVLDALSDHSPIPIIIPDGEKYKDLETARYIWDRLYEIGFTRKSLLIGLGGGVVTDIAGFVASTYMRGTYLGLIPTTLLAQVDAAIGGKTGINFHGKNMIGTFYLPNFVLIDIRTLTTLPLVEVLNGMAEVIKYAVLDKEVYNILKGISTPKEAIESEELIRKSVAVKVRVVEEDLKESGKRRILNLGHTVGHAIEKLSNYKIKHGFAVSVGLVAAAKIGEELYGFDSEKVIELIKKFGLPLHNPFPPEKVVEAMKMDKKAWYGKIIFIIPIDIGNVSIEEVPEDLILKVLGEMRS from the coding sequence ATGGAAGGGATAGTGTTTGGAAAGATTGAAGATATTGAGGGGCTTATTGAGTCCCTCTCTCCATTCAAAATTGCTATTTTGACGAACTCTACCGTTGCAAACCTCTGGTTAAAAGAAGTTCTTGATGCCTTGTCTGACCATTCTCCTATCCCAATAATTATTCCTGATGGGGAGAAGTACAAGGATCTTGAGACTGCTAGGTACATTTGGGATAGGTTATATGAAATTGGGTTTACAAGGAAATCTCTGCTTATAGGGCTTGGCGGAGGAGTAGTTACTGATATAGCTGGCTTTGTGGCCTCTACATATATGAGGGGAACGTACCTCGGGTTAATACCAACGACTCTTTTGGCCCAAGTTGATGCCGCTATTGGGGGTAAGACTGGGATAAACTTTCATGGGAAAAATATGATCGGAACCTTTTATCTTCCAAACTTTGTGCTGATCGACATAAGGACCCTAACAACCTTGCCTCTTGTTGAGGTTCTGAATGGGATGGCCGAGGTAATTAAGTATGCCGTTTTGGATAAAGAGGTCTATAATATTCTAAAAGGAATCTCCACACCCAAGGAGGCCATAGAGAGTGAAGAGCTTATAAGAAAATCAGTGGCCGTCAAGGTTAGAGTCGTCGAAGAAGACCTGAAGGAAAGTGGAAAGAGGAGGATTCTAAATCTTGGACATACTGTGGGGCATGCAATAGAGAAACTATCCAACTATAAGATAAAGCATGGATTTGCAGTTTCTGTAGGGCTAGTTGCTGCAGCAAAAATTGGAGAGGAGCTTTATGGGTTTGATTCGGAGAAAGTTATAGAGTTAATAAAGAAGTTTGGTCTTCCTCTGCATAATCCTTTTCCGCCTGAAAAGGTTGTTGAGGCCATGAAAATGGATAAAAAAGCGTGGTATGGGAAAATAATCTTTATAATCCCAATTGATATCGGCAATGTTTCTATAGAGGAAGTTCCAGAAGATTTAATACTCAAAGTCCTTGGAGAGATGAGATCATGA
- a CDS encoding BMP family protein produces MRRLQVGIAVVALVFMAIVSGCIGGTQTATQEKKVKVAILFDVGGRGDLSFNDMAYLGAERAKKELGVEIEYMTPKKPEDMVPLLEQLASSGEYDLLVLIGFLWTKPLDEVADKYPNQKFALIDSTTGKVRNNEVDILFREQEVAALMGVIASGMAYELGGNKIGAVAGMDIPPLWKFHIGYLFGAKYFEKKTGKPVTLIWQYTGTFTDTQVGYNTGMQLLQQGVKVIYGLAGLTHVGMFDAVKDWNEQGKGKALAMGQDASQEWYAPKYIPISGAKRVDVAVYDAIKMVVDNTWKGGIITLGLKENGVGYWDLDGVRQFAEFAKEAGKLKDLTPDQVVEIVKEQREKYIKPYVWDIVNELSEKIKNGEIVFKTPKTHEEYEQIINELQKGNLNAALEKGSVD; encoded by the coding sequence ATGAGAAGGCTTCAGGTAGGAATTGCTGTTGTTGCTTTAGTTTTCATGGCAATTGTAAGTGGGTGTATAGGAGGAACGCAAACGGCGACACAGGAAAAGAAGGTCAAGGTTGCAATTCTCTTTGATGTTGGAGGAAGAGGTGACCTAAGCTTTAATGACATGGCATATCTTGGAGCTGAAAGGGCTAAGAAGGAGCTTGGAGTAGAGATTGAATACATGACACCAAAGAAGCCCGAGGACATGGTGCCTCTCCTTGAGCAACTAGCTAGTAGTGGAGAGTACGATTTACTTGTCCTCATAGGCTTCTTATGGACCAAGCCTCTTGACGAAGTTGCCGATAAATACCCTAACCAGAAATTTGCTCTTATAGACTCGACTACTGGAAAGGTTAGGAATAATGAAGTTGACATTCTTTTCAGGGAGCAGGAAGTTGCCGCTCTTATGGGGGTCATAGCCTCTGGGATGGCTTATGAGCTTGGAGGAAATAAAATCGGTGCCGTTGCAGGTATGGACATTCCACCACTCTGGAAGTTCCACATAGGTTATCTTTTCGGAGCAAAGTATTTCGAGAAGAAGACTGGAAAGCCAGTAACCCTCATCTGGCAGTATACGGGAACATTTACTGATACACAGGTAGGTTATAACACCGGAATGCAACTTCTTCAGCAAGGAGTTAAGGTGATTTATGGTCTTGCAGGCCTTACTCACGTTGGAATGTTCGATGCAGTAAAGGACTGGAATGAGCAGGGTAAAGGAAAGGCCCTTGCAATGGGTCAGGATGCTAGCCAAGAGTGGTATGCTCCTAAGTATATTCCAATAAGTGGTGCGAAGAGAGTCGATGTGGCCGTTTACGATGCAATAAAGATGGTCGTCGACAACACGTGGAAGGGGGGAATAATAACACTTGGCCTCAAGGAGAACGGCGTTGGCTATTGGGATCTTGATGGAGTCAGACAATTTGCAGAATTTGCCAAAGAGGCAGGAAAGCTCAAGGATTTAACCCCAGATCAGGTTGTGGAGATAGTTAAGGAGCAGAGGGAGAAGTACATAAAGCCGTATGTCTGGGATATAGTCAACGAACTCTCAGAAAAAATCAAGAACGGGGAGATAGTGTTTAAGACTCCTAAGACTCATGAGGAGTATGAACAGATAATAAATGAACTCCAAAAGGGCAACCTCAATGCTGCCCTTGAAAAGGGCTCTGTTGACTGA
- a CDS encoding acetylornithine/succinylornithine family transaminase — MSLYRKRLKLVKGEGVYVWDSQGRRYMDLVAGIGVNVLGHNHPEWVSAIKEQLEKLVVAGPMFEHEERDEMLEELAKWADYEYVYMGNSGTEAVEAAIKFARLYTGRKEIVAMTNAFHGRTMGALSATWKPKYRKDFEPLVPGFKHIPFNNVEAAKEAITRETAAVIFEPIQGEGGIVPAKKEFVKTLRDLTEDVGALLIADEVQTGLRTGRFLAIEHYKVMPDIVTMGKGIGNGVPVSLTLTNFDVERGKHGSTFGGNPLACKAVATTLRILRKEKLVEKAEEKFIEVEAPNVIMTRGMGLMIGIVMRKPVGRFVEELQNRGYLVHTAGQRVIRLLPPLIITKDQIMEVKSAIEGVINDISGGESRVSQEAG, encoded by the coding sequence ATGAGCCTCTATAGAAAGAGGCTTAAGCTCGTCAAAGGAGAAGGCGTCTATGTTTGGGATTCACAAGGCAGGAGGTATATGGATTTAGTAGCTGGAATAGGGGTTAATGTTTTGGGCCATAACCATCCTGAATGGGTTTCTGCGATAAAAGAGCAACTTGAAAAACTCGTTGTGGCGGGCCCAATGTTCGAACACGAGGAAAGGGATGAAATGCTGGAGGAGTTAGCAAAGTGGGCGGACTATGAGTATGTCTACATGGGAAATTCCGGGACTGAAGCCGTTGAGGCGGCCATAAAGTTTGCCAGACTTTATACTGGAAGAAAGGAGATCGTTGCAATGACAAACGCTTTTCATGGTAGGACAATGGGGGCACTAAGCGCAACATGGAAACCTAAATATAGAAAAGACTTTGAGCCTCTCGTCCCTGGGTTTAAGCACATACCCTTTAACAACGTAGAGGCTGCAAAAGAGGCAATAACTCGGGAAACTGCAGCTGTAATCTTTGAGCCAATCCAAGGAGAAGGAGGAATTGTTCCTGCAAAGAAGGAATTCGTAAAAACTCTGAGAGACTTGACAGAAGATGTTGGGGCCTTACTTATAGCGGATGAAGTCCAGACGGGACTCAGAACTGGAAGGTTTCTAGCTATAGAACACTATAAAGTAATGCCCGATATAGTTACAATGGGGAAGGGGATTGGAAACGGAGTTCCCGTAAGTTTAACGCTAACTAACTTTGATGTAGAAAGGGGCAAGCATGGATCAACCTTTGGTGGAAATCCGCTGGCTTGTAAGGCGGTTGCGACAACATTAAGAATATTGAGAAAAGAAAAGCTGGTTGAAAAAGCTGAGGAGAAGTTCATTGAAGTTGAGGCCCCAAATGTGATAATGACAAGGGGAATGGGTCTCATGATCGGAATAGTTATGAGAAAGCCCGTTGGAAGATTCGTGGAAGAGTTACAGAATAGGGGTTATCTCGTCCACACGGCAGGTCAGAGGGTAATTAGATTGTTGCCTCCGTTGATAATTACTAAGGATCAAATTATGGAAGTTAAATCAGCAATAGAGGGTGTAATAAATGATATCTCCGGAGGAGAAAGTAGAGTTTCTCAGGAAGCTGGTTGA
- the aroF gene encoding 3-deoxy-7-phosphoheptulonate synthase, protein MKYSKEYKDKTVVKIGDVKIGEGFTIIAGPCAIESEEQIMKVAEFLAELGVRVLRGGAFKPRTSPYSFQGYGEKALQWMKKAAEEYGLVTVTEVMDTRQVPLVAKYSDIIQIGARNSQNFELLKEVGKTENPVLLKRGMGNTVQELLYSAEYIMAQGNENVILCERGIRTFETSTRFTLDISAVPVVKEISHLPIIVDPSHPAGRRSLVIPLAKAAYAVGADGIMVEVHPNPEKALSDSKQQLTFEEFKILLQELEGLGWKG, encoded by the coding sequence ATGAAGTACTCTAAGGAGTACAAGGATAAAACCGTCGTTAAGATTGGGGATGTTAAAATCGGAGAAGGGTTTACGATAATAGCTGGGCCGTGTGCAATTGAAAGTGAAGAACAGATTATGAAAGTTGCGGAATTTTTAGCTGAGCTTGGAGTGAGAGTTCTTAGGGGAGGGGCTTTTAAGCCGAGAACATCCCCTTATTCATTCCAGGGATATGGGGAAAAGGCCCTACAGTGGATGAAGAAGGCCGCGGAGGAGTACGGTTTGGTTACTGTGACGGAGGTTATGGACACTAGGCAGGTTCCCCTGGTGGCTAAATACTCGGATATCATACAAATAGGGGCAAGAAATTCACAAAATTTTGAGCTTCTCAAAGAAGTTGGTAAAACTGAAAATCCTGTTCTCCTTAAGAGGGGCATGGGTAATACAGTCCAGGAACTTCTCTACTCTGCTGAATACATAATGGCTCAGGGAAATGAGAACGTTATTCTCTGTGAAAGAGGAATAAGAACTTTTGAAACATCAACAAGATTTACACTGGATATTTCCGCGGTTCCAGTAGTGAAAGAGATATCTCATCTTCCGATAATAGTGGATCCTTCACATCCAGCCGGTAGAAGAAGTCTTGTGATTCCCCTGGCCAAGGCCGCATATGCAGTTGGTGCTGATGGAATAATGGTAGAAGTTCACCCAAATCCAGAGAAAGCTCTCTCAGATTCAAAGCAGCAACTGACATTCGAAGAGTTTAAAATACTCCTTCAGGAGCTGGAGGGCCTTGGATGGAAGGGATAG
- a CDS encoding shikimate dehydrogenase has translation MNGETKVYAVIGKPVRHSLSPVMHNALFKKYGINAVYVAFEVFPEQLRDAILGVRALGIAGLNVTMPHKEKIIEYLDKVSPDSKAISSVNTVINSNGELIGYTTDGTGARKALERFTNVEGSRVLILGAGGAGKAIAYELAKYSDVVVLNRTPEKARALEKFGIKGDALTMENLSYYIEWADILINATSVGMGKYESLVPKELLREGLVVMDIVYKPIKTKLLKDAEKAGCLTVDGLWMLVYQGAESFKLWTGIHPDVELMRRVALEGLRKGK, from the coding sequence ATGAATGGGGAAACGAAGGTGTATGCGGTGATTGGAAAGCCAGTCAGACACTCATTAAGTCCTGTGATGCACAATGCCCTTTTCAAGAAATATGGAATAAACGCTGTTTATGTGGCATTTGAAGTGTTTCCAGAGCAGTTAAGAGATGCGATTTTAGGCGTTAGAGCATTGGGAATAGCGGGATTGAATGTTACGATGCCTCATAAAGAGAAAATCATTGAGTATCTAGACAAGGTTTCTCCTGACTCGAAGGCTATTAGTAGCGTCAACACAGTGATTAACAGTAATGGAGAACTCATAGGTTATACAACAGACGGAACAGGGGCTAGAAAAGCTCTTGAGCGATTTACAAACGTGGAAGGAAGCAGGGTTTTAATTCTAGGTGCGGGTGGTGCCGGAAAGGCAATAGCTTATGAACTAGCAAAGTACTCTGATGTTGTCGTTCTAAATAGGACGCCTGAAAAGGCGAGAGCCTTAGAAAAATTTGGTATAAAAGGTGATGCTTTGACAATGGAGAACCTGAGTTACTACATTGAATGGGCTGACATACTAATCAATGCAACTTCAGTTGGAATGGGAAAGTATGAAAGCTTAGTCCCTAAAGAACTTCTTCGAGAAGGGCTCGTTGTCATGGATATTGTATATAAGCCGATTAAAACAAAGCTACTTAAAGATGCTGAGAAGGCCGGTTGCTTAACTGTAGACGGTCTCTGGATGCTTGTGTATCAAGGAGCTGAAAGCTTCAAATTATGGACGGGCATTCACCCGGATGTTGAGCTTATGAGGAGGGTCGCCCTTGAAGGGCTCAGGAAAGGCAAGTAG
- the aroD gene encoding type I 3-dehydroquinate dehydratase: MIAGVVLARTIKEAVRIMNSTDADLYELRVDYLENTSDIDLLEPFSNKLIITVRSKEEGGFKELSDDERISLFESFLKISPAYIDIEFRSRIRYEAIRLAEEAGSKIILSYHDLLGTPDFESLLSLLHSIEDEDPDVVKIVTYARDKEDNLRIIKLYEHANNLIAFCMGPVGKISRVVSLFYAPFTYASIFEEAAPGQLSVEEMRELMKLLGEWE, from the coding sequence ATGATAGCTGGTGTTGTGTTAGCTAGAACAATAAAGGAAGCAGTAAGAATCATGAACTCTACAGATGCAGACCTTTACGAGCTTAGGGTTGATTATCTAGAAAACACATCTGACATTGATTTGCTGGAGCCTTTTTCTAACAAACTAATAATAACCGTTAGATCTAAGGAAGAAGGTGGTTTTAAAGAACTTAGTGATGATGAGAGAATATCCCTATTTGAGAGCTTTTTAAAAATTAGCCCTGCTTACATTGACATTGAATTTAGGTCAAGGATAAGGTATGAAGCTATAAGGTTGGCAGAAGAAGCTGGCTCCAAGATTATTTTATCTTACCATGACTTATTGGGGACTCCAGATTTTGAATCTTTGCTGTCCCTTTTGCATTCAATTGAAGATGAAGATCCAGATGTTGTGAAGATAGTTACATATGCTAGGGACAAGGAGGATAATCTGAGGATAATTAAGCTTTATGAACATGCAAATAATCTGATTGCCTTCTGCATGGGACCTGTGGGTAAGATATCAAGGGTTGTAAGCCTCTTTTACGCTCCCTTTACTTATGCTTCAATATTTGAAGAAGCTGCCCCTGGACAGTTGAGTGTTGAGGAGATGCGCGAGCTTATGAAGCTTTTGGGTGAGTGGGAATGA
- a CDS encoding [LysW]-aminoadipate/[LysW]-glutamate kinase: MRVVKIGGSVISMLEELWRSDGISGLIEDTVIVHGGSRHVDELSRRLGIKIEKLTSPSGVSFRRTTREVLDVYVAALMKANREIVNFLRSQGINAIGLSGLDRGLIIGQRKKLIKAVINGKVVAIRDDYSGIIRKINVPALREYMKVGVPVVASIAYDPVENVPLNVDGDKVAYHMALAMKASELYFLSDTAFIANGRVVEEIPVERVEDFLSYATGGMKKKLMMAKKAIESGVESVVIEGLNGRTVIY; the protein is encoded by the coding sequence ATGAGAGTTGTGAAGATTGGAGGCTCTGTTATATCTATGCTGGAAGAACTCTGGAGGAGTGATGGAATATCGGGCCTTATAGAGGATACAGTTATCGTCCATGGGGGATCAAGGCATGTAGATGAGCTTTCAAGGAGGTTAGGGATTAAGATTGAAAAACTCACTAGTCCCTCTGGAGTTTCCTTTAGAAGGACCACGCGAGAAGTTCTTGATGTTTACGTGGCAGCTCTTATGAAAGCTAACAGAGAAATAGTTAACTTCCTAAGGAGCCAGGGAATTAATGCAATTGGACTTAGTGGCTTAGATAGGGGCCTTATAATTGGACAGAGGAAGAAGCTGATAAAGGCGGTTATTAATGGTAAGGTAGTAGCTATTAGGGATGATTATTCTGGGATAATCAGGAAGATTAACGTCCCAGCCCTTAGGGAGTACATGAAAGTTGGTGTTCCCGTTGTTGCTTCAATTGCCTATGACCCAGTTGAAAATGTGCCCCTCAATGTGGACGGTGACAAGGTTGCATATCATATGGCATTGGCAATGAAGGCTAGTGAACTCTATTTCCTCTCTGACACGGCCTTTATTGCAAATGGTAGGGTAGTTGAGGAAATACCAGTTGAGAGGGTTGAGGACTTTCTAAGCTATGCGACGGGAGGAATGAAGAAGAAGTTGATGATGGCAAAGAAGGCCATTGAAAGTGGAGTGGAGAGCGTTGTAATTGAAGGTCTAAACGGTAGGACGGTGATATATTGA
- a CDS encoding 1-deoxy-D-xylulose-5-phosphate synthase N-terminal domain-containing protein, with protein MELSEVLTAKLKEMLKPVNGFHMNSSITCLRIMQAVLEIKKDNDIVIVSKGHSAPAFYVMLWKLGLLTDDELMTFAHIDGLPSHVARGLPFIEVSSGSLGQGLSVANGIALANRIDGKEGRIFVILGDGELDEGQIWEAAMTSAHHKLDNVIAIVDRNFHQLTGGTEEILAKEPLAEKWKAFGWEVREVENDVEKLKKVIMELEKVKGKPKVIIARWVE; from the coding sequence ATGGAGTTGAGTGAAGTTTTAACAGCTAAGCTAAAGGAGATGCTGAAACCCGTTAATGGATTTCATATGAATTCCTCCATAACATGTCTCAGAATCATGCAGGCTGTGCTCGAAATTAAGAAAGATAATGATATAGTAATTGTTAGCAAAGGTCACTCAGCTCCAGCATTCTACGTAATGCTCTGGAAGCTTGGTCTTTTAACAGACGATGAACTGATGACATTTGCCCACATAGATGGTCTGCCCAGTCACGTAGCTAGGGGGCTTCCCTTCATTGAAGTATCTTCTGGTTCACTGGGCCAAGGATTGTCAGTTGCTAACGGAATAGCCTTAGCAAACAGAATTGACGGCAAGGAAGGAAGAATATTCGTAATATTGGGTGATGGAGAGCTTGACGAGGGTCAGATTTGGGAAGCTGCTATGACTTCAGCCCATCACAAGCTTGACAACGTTATCGCCATAGTAGACAGAAACTTCCACCAGCTTACTGGGGGTACTGAGGAGATACTTGCCAAAGAACCTCTTGCTGAAAAGTGGAAGGCCTTTGGATGGGAAGTTAGGGAGGTAGAAAATGACGTTGAAAAGCTGAAGAAGGTGATAATGGAACTTGAGAAGGTTAAAGGAAAGCCTAAGGTTATAATAGCGAGGTGGGTTGAGTGA
- a CDS encoding transketolase family protein → MIESFREAFGRALVEIGRENERVVVIDADVKGSTRTVYFEKAFPKRFIQVGISEQDMIGTAAGLAIAGKIPVASAFASFLMRAWEQIRNTVARDNLNVKIVSTHSGFSDHMDGSSHQCLEDIALMRVLPNMRVVVPADAYATRVLLKQIIEIEGPVYMRLGRDYAPRVYNDGEEIVLGRANVLREGEDILLVATGIMVSVALQVADKLREAGISAGVIDVHTIKPFDEDTLLKLAKRVNTVVTLEEHTIYGGLGGAVAEILSEKMPKRVIRIGTTEFGRSSRDYISLLDRYGLTADKVYDKIAGVV, encoded by the coding sequence GTGATAGAGAGCTTCAGAGAGGCATTTGGAAGGGCACTTGTGGAGATAGGAAGGGAAAATGAGAGAGTCGTTGTTATAGACGCTGACGTCAAAGGGTCCACTAGAACGGTATACTTTGAAAAGGCCTTCCCTAAAAGGTTTATCCAGGTGGGAATAAGTGAACAGGACATGATAGGAACAGCGGCGGGGTTAGCAATAGCTGGGAAAATCCCAGTAGCTTCCGCTTTTGCCTCCTTTCTTATGCGTGCATGGGAGCAGATAAGAAACACAGTAGCAAGGGACAACCTTAATGTTAAAATAGTGTCCACTCATTCAGGATTTTCTGACCATATGGATGGGTCGTCTCATCAATGCCTTGAAGACATTGCTCTAATGAGGGTTCTTCCCAATATGAGGGTTGTTGTGCCAGCAGATGCCTATGCTACAAGGGTTCTTTTAAAGCAGATAATAGAGATTGAAGGCCCTGTATACATGAGACTTGGCAGGGACTACGCTCCGAGAGTGTATAATGATGGGGAAGAGATAGTGCTCGGAAGGGCAAATGTTCTTCGGGAAGGAGAAGATATTCTGTTGGTGGCAACGGGGATCATGGTTTCTGTGGCTCTGCAAGTTGCTGACAAGCTCAGGGAGGCGGGAATAAGTGCTGGAGTTATTGATGTTCATACAATAAAGCCCTTCGATGAAGATACTCTGCTGAAGCTGGCTAAGAGGGTAAATACAGTCGTCACTCTAGAGGAACATACAATCTATGGGGGCCTTGGTGGAGCTGTTGCAGAAATTCTTAGTGAAAAAATGCCAAAAAGAGTTATCAGGATTGGAACTACGGAGTTTGGAAGGTCGAGTAGAGATTATATCTCCCTGCTGGATAGGTATGGGCTAACTGCCGATAAGGTGTATGATAAAATCGCGGGGGTAGTTTAG
- a CDS encoding shikimate kinase has translation MKGSGKASSAVTVVNAFATGKGAAIGIDLWTHAEVKITEEGIEGKIEVNGKEYHDLRVVKSVVDVFREYVNENFGIKFRITSDIPVGRGLKSSSAAANALSVAIANALGLEIPDIKIVKLGVEAAKRAGVTLTGAFDDASASYFGGLCITDNIRMELLIRRELEAYPVVLLVPSEIKLTETLKGIDFSVISPYIEEAFKLAIRGEWEKATVLNGLVYSTFFSYNPEPISRALKLGAVVGLSGKGPTVFAVTEEPEKIIEAWEGLGNTLVTKIRS, from the coding sequence TTGAAGGGCTCAGGAAAGGCAAGTAGTGCTGTTACTGTTGTAAACGCATTTGCCACGGGGAAGGGTGCTGCAATCGGGATAGACCTTTGGACACATGCGGAGGTTAAGATAACTGAAGAGGGGATAGAAGGGAAGATAGAGGTCAATGGAAAGGAATATCACGATCTCAGGGTAGTTAAGAGTGTTGTTGATGTTTTTAGAGAGTATGTGAACGAAAATTTCGGCATAAAGTTCAGGATAACCTCCGATATTCCTGTGGGTAGGGGGCTCAAGAGCAGTTCTGCTGCTGCTAATGCTCTTTCTGTAGCAATAGCAAATGCCCTAGGCCTTGAAATTCCCGATATCAAAATTGTTAAGTTGGGAGTTGAGGCGGCAAAAAGGGCTGGTGTTACCTTGACGGGGGCTTTTGACGATGCATCTGCTTCGTATTTTGGGGGTCTCTGCATAACTGACAACATAAGAATGGAGCTGTTGATAAGAAGGGAACTGGAGGCTTACCCTGTAGTGTTGCTTGTTCCAAGTGAAATTAAGTTAACGGAGACTCTTAAGGGGATAGACTTTTCTGTGATATCTCCTTATATAGAGGAGGCATTTAAACTTGCCATAAGGGGAGAATGGGAAAAGGCAACGGTGCTAAATGGGCTAGTGTACTCAACATTCTTCTCCTATAACCCGGAACCAATATCCCGAGCTTTAAAGCTGGGGGCTGTTGTAGGCCTAAGTGGTAAAGGTCCAACAGTATTTGCTGTAACTGAAGAGCCGGAAAAAATAATTGAAGCCTGGGAAGGTCTTGGTAACACTTTAGTAACTAAAATTAGATCATAA
- a CDS encoding [LysW]-lysine hydrolase, with product MISPEEKVEFLRKLVEIYSPTGREEEAARFVKDSFESYGIESYIDEVGNVIAVKKGKGPLILLAGHIDTVPGYIPVRIENGILWGRGSVDAKGPLATFFFATIESEANIIFAGLVDEEGFSKGAKNLEVPRPDYIIIGEPSGVDSVTIGYKGSLTARFVEKVEKVHGSMGVGAAEKLIERWLVISREFNEGFNALSGRIVRFIAYERDFDFYGEMVINLRTPPGYTPPSDWDIIDFVPAYEVDRRSPLVRAFVRGIRKAGFRPRLKKKMGTADMNILAPKYGVDAVAYGPGDSSLDHTPNEHIHLEEYLRAIEVLKIVLKELST from the coding sequence ATGATATCTCCGGAGGAGAAAGTAGAGTTTCTCAGGAAGCTGGTTGAGATATATAGCCCAACGGGTAGGGAAGAAGAGGCAGCAAGGTTCGTTAAGGATTCTTTTGAAAGCTATGGTATTGAGAGCTACATTGATGAGGTCGGCAATGTAATAGCTGTTAAAAAAGGGAAGGGGCCTTTAATCCTGTTGGCTGGCCATATAGATACGGTGCCGGGATACATTCCTGTTAGGATTGAGAACGGGATTCTATGGGGAAGAGGAAGCGTTGATGCCAAGGGTCCATTGGCAACATTCTTCTTTGCAACAATAGAGAGCGAGGCTAACATAATCTTTGCGGGTCTCGTTGATGAGGAAGGCTTTTCGAAGGGGGCAAAAAATCTCGAGGTCCCTAGGCCCGACTACATAATAATCGGAGAGCCAAGTGGTGTTGATAGTGTTACAATAGGATACAAGGGAAGCTTAACCGCAAGGTTCGTGGAGAAAGTTGAGAAAGTCCATGGTAGTATGGGTGTTGGGGCGGCAGAGAAGCTTATTGAAAGGTGGTTGGTGATATCTAGAGAATTCAACGAGGGGTTTAACGCTTTGAGTGGCAGAATAGTGAGATTTATAGCCTATGAAAGGGATTTCGATTTTTATGGGGAGATGGTGATAAACCTTAGGACTCCTCCTGGATACACTCCGCCCAGTGACTGGGACATAATAGACTTCGTTCCAGCTTATGAGGTTGACAGGAGATCCCCTTTAGTGAGAGCATTTGTTAGAGGGATAAGAAAGGCAGGATTCCGACCAAGGTTGAAGAAGAAAATGGGAACGGCTGATATGAATATCCTTGCTCCAAAATATGGCGTCGATGCTGTAGCTTATGGTCCGGGTGATTCTAGTCTGGACCACACTCCAAACGAGCACATTCACCTTGAGGAGTATCTTAGGGCTATAGAGGTACTGAAGATCGTACTTAAGGAGCTATCGACATAG